The genomic region ACAATAGCTTCTTCTTGGCCAGAGCCCTCGAGGAGTACCATAAGACGGGCTCCGACCCCAAGAGATCAGTAGTGAGAGCAGCCGGAGCAGTAGGCTTGTTCATAATAGGGCTCTCGTTGGTAGTATCATCGGCTTATGCGATGCTTATGGCAGCAAACAATACTGGTATGAAGGAAATGGGGTTCGCGCTAGCAACGACAGTGTTCACAGCAGCACTGATGGCGGCATACTTGTTGACACCACTAGTAGTCTCAATACTAGGCAAACACGCTTGGTGGCCATGGGGTCTCCGCAAGAAGATCGAGCACTAGCCAGCACAGTGCCCAGAAGCACTTATTTTTACACCAAAATACTTATTGTGCCGCTTCTACTCTATCGCGCCTCCACATTTCTATGAAAACTCTAACCATTAATGGGGGCTAGGACGTCCTTGTAGCAAAACATGGTGGCATCTATATAACAGTAAGCCGGGTTTGCTTCGCCGTCGCGTCCCCGATATATAGGGGCTAAACACTATAGTCTAACTAGGAGGAGCAGCAGATGCCTAGCAGTGATGAGCTAGAGCTGCGTGTCCGTAAGCTGCTAGGCCTCTCCGGCTACGAGGCTAGGGTGTACCTCGCCCTCCTCGGCCTAGGCAAGGCAAGGCCAGCCGAGATAGCTAAGGCCTCCCGTGTACCCTCGCAGCGCGTCTACGATGTGCTCCGCAGCCTTGTATCAATGAACCTGGTCGGCGAGGAGAATGGCTACTACTATGCAATAGACCCCTACCGGGCCCTCAGCGCGAAAGCCGAAGAGGTAATGGTTAAGGCTAGCGAAGAAGCGCATCAGCTCAGAGAGCTCGGGAAAGAACTGAGCAGGCTGGCACGGAGATCTGGGAAGGAGTATGTCCAGATCGTGTACGGCGTTGAGGAATCAGTAGCCAGGGCCCTTGAAGCCCTCCGCAGGTGCACAGAGCCCCCCATATTCATGGTCTATAAAGCCCTTGATAGACTAGAGACACTATGGCCGCTACTAGTTCTGCTCATCAAGCGCCTCCCAAAAGGCACAATAGTCATCTTGCCGAGAACCGTGAAGGTTCCAGAAGACAAGCTTAGACTAGTAGAGGCACAGGGAGCGAAAATAGTGACCTCGGAAACCGTAATGATGGATCTCATGCTGGCATGCGACACAGTCATAATAGGGCTTCCAAGCACGCCTTACAATGTTGTCTCACTCGTAATAAGCAACCCAATATTCGCTGAAGCACTCCGCAGAAGACTAGAAGAAATTATGAGGAATCAAGAATAGCCAGAGCTAGGTGCTCCTGGCAAGGCTACTTCTTGGTTTACTTGTTCTCTGATAAGGACTTGATCCTCGCGATTAGCTAAACAACTAGCATAATAGTTGTCTCCGGTACAGATGCTCAGCAACATACTTAGAGTAGTATACTCTGAGTATACTAACCAGGGTATAAGTAATATGGAGAAGCGGGTTATAGAACGACCAACCCTCAAGAGATTCTTATTGAAGCCTGGTAGAAGGCTCTTATATGGTCGAAGAAAAACCGGGAAGACCTTCTATACGCGCTATGTGTTAAGGGACTATGAGTACTTTATTGTAAGGCGCGGCGGCAAAATATATAGTTTCGCTGACGACATGGAATTAGATACTAGGACTTTTATCAAGATTTGTAAAACAGTTGACAAGGTTATATTGGACGAGTTCCATAGAGCAAATAAGCTTGTTTTTGATGCTATTCATGCAAACGAGTGCAGGGAGAACCTGGTCCTAATAACGTCTACGTTGCACTATTACAGACAATTCGTTGAAGCCACTGATGCCCCGCTTAAAGGACTGTTTAACACTAGACAAGTTGGACTTGTTTCACCCGTTGACCTCTTAGCCTCGAGCTGGGATATTGATGACCCGAAGAAACTGGTAGAAATCCTCGTCTTTTACCAAGAGCCAGGCATGATAGGCTTTGACCTAGAAGACATAGTTTTCACGGGGCGCGAACTAGCACCGAGTCTCGTAGGAGAGGTTCTAGACGAAGAAGACTATGTAAGGACAAAGAGGTACGATGCTATACTTGAGGCCCTTGCAGCAGGTAGTTCAAAGCCAAGCGAGATAGCAAACTATCTATATGCTAGAGGATTATTAGAGAAACCTAATCCCTCACTTATAACGAAATACCTCAACATAATGACGCGCACCGGGCTAATCGAGCGGGTAGAGATATGGGGAAAGCAAAGGGGGAGCATCTATAGACATGCCTCTCCTCTAACCGAGCTAATATATTACCTTGATGCAAGGTACGGGTTTTTCGACGTGCCCCCCGAGTGGGGCTTTGTTAAGAAAGCAGTTGAGCAAAGAATACCCTTGCTTGTAGAGAGATTTTTCGAGCGATTCCTATCAGAACTCTACGGGCTCAAGCCGGTAAAGATACTGCAGCCGGAGATAGACATCGCTCTCGCCGAGTTCAAGAGGCTAAGGATTGTAGCCGAGGTTAAGTGGAGCAAACGGGTAACACGGCAGGAAGTTAGGGAGGCAGAGGCCAAGCTTTCGTCTCTTAAAGCAGAAGAACGGTTCCTCATAGTGCCGGATGAGTCCGTAGTAGCTGCTGAGACATGGCTTAAAGTAATAGATGTTCGTAAGGCTGTACTGCTCGCAAGAAGGGCGCATCGGGAGGCAGAGACCTTGGACGAGGAGGCGTAGTGCCGCAGAGGGCATGGCTGTCCGGGTTTTAAGGCCTAGGGCTGGGTGGTATTGGGGCCTCTGGGTTACCTAGCTACCTTGCACCTATTACACAAGTGGCGCTGAGAGCCATGGCAAGAGCAGACGATTTCGCGAAGATATGGAACCCCCAGGCAAAGGGACCCGGCGTAATGGATAAGATAAAGACGTTTATCAACCCGCCTCCACCCCTGAGGCAGAAGCTTGCACTAGCCCTCTACAAGCTGCGCGTTGAGAACAACAAGCTAGAATACATCGTGCAGAAGATGAAGGAGAGAGACCAGCTGCTCTTCGAGAAAGTAGTGCAGGCACAGATAGAGAAGGACCAGACAAGGGCCGCGATGTACGCAGCAGAAGTAGCAGAGCTCAGAAAGATGATAAAGAGCCTGCTAATGGCCAAGTACGCTGTGGAGCGCGTAGCACTACGCCTCGAAACAGTAATGACAATGGGCGACGTCTTGACCGGGCTAGCACCAGTAGTAGCAGTGATAAAGGACCTGCGCCGCTACCTCACAGGACTCGTACCAGAAATAGGCCTAGAGATGGCAGAGATAGGCGAGCTCCTAGAGAGCGTAGTAACAGAGGCAGGCGAGTTCACAAGCTTCATGAGCATGCCGAGCGGCGTATACAGCGAAGAGGCAAAGAAGATAATGGAAGAGGCCAGAATAGTGGCAGAGCAGCGAATGAAGGCAGAGTTCCCCGAACTACCCAGCGCATTCCCGACACCCGCAGGCGAGAACCAGCAAAAGTAACAAAGCCTTCACCATATGAACAGCTTCGAGGCACGAATCCGCGTCAACAATTTTTACAATTCTATTCTATACCTTATCCGGTTTTAGCTAGAGAGCCTTGTTCTTCCCTGCGGAGAGCTTCTAATTTAAAACACGATACCCTAGCTCGTCGAGTAGCCGTAACGGGTCTTGTCCCTTTTTGTAGCCGAGCTCCGTGTTGCACGCATTGCTATGCCTGAGTGTTTCTTTGCTTTGTAGGCCCGATTTTCCATATAGTAGTGCTGTACTTCATTAAGACTTCATTAAGTTATGTGCTAGGGTCGCTGTGTTACTGGCTAAAGCTTATATTGTGTTGTTTTCACTTGTTATAATAACTGGGCATAATTGGTATGATGCTAGAAATTCGAAATATTTCTGTAGCGGTTGACTCTAAGCTAGTGGTTAAAGGCGCATCACTAAGCATCGGCGACGGCGGGCTTCATGTACTGATGGGTCCTAACGGGGCTGGCAAGTCAACGCTGCTCCAGGCAGTGATGGGTCTTCCGCATTATCGCATAGTCGAGGGAAAAGTACTAGTTGATGGCGAGGATGTTACCGGGCTTCCGCTCTACGAGAGAGCAAGGCGTGGTATTGCGCTTGCTTTCCAGAACCCGCCTTCAATGAAGGGCGTGACGGTTAAGTGCATCCTAGAAGCTATGGAGAAGATCTATGGAGCGTGGAGCGAGAAGACTAAGTACACTAGGATTCTCGGAATTGGCTCTCTCCTGGAAAAGCCCCTAGGAGCTATGAGCGGCGGTGAGAGGAAGAGAGTGGAGCTCTTTCTCGCACTTGCTCAGAGGCCTAGAGTCTTATTGCTCGACGAGCCTGATAGCGGTGTCGATATAGACTCGCTTAACGCTATAGCCGATACCGTTGAAGACGTTGTCTCTAGGGGGATTGCCGTCCTCCTCGTCTCTCATACTGTTAGGTTTCTCGAGGAGCTCGTTGACCGCGGCATAGTGGAGGCGATCCATGTCCTTATTGATGGCAGGCTACGGGTCAGCGACGAGCCCCACCGGGTCCTCAAGCTAGTCGAGGAGAAGGGGCTGAGGGCCGCAGGCGCGGCATAGAGCCGCAGGAGGGGTGGAGGATGAGCGTTGAAAAGATACGTGAAGAGGCAAGGAGAAGGGCCTTGGCACTGCTTGAGAAGAACGGCATAACCAGTGTAAACAAGGTCTTTCGGGGATTTGATGAGCAAGCTGTTGAGGCTGCTAGGAGGCTTGGCCTAGACTCCAGTCTCGATAGGGCTGCATATGTGCAGGTCAACGAGGAGATTGTTCGCAGCATGCTCGAGAGGCGCCTCGCTAGGCAAGGCGTGGTAGTTAAGCCCTTGGCCAGGGCCCTCAGCGAGTACCCGTGGCTCGCCAAGTATTATTGGAGTAGTCTACCCGTGGACCACGATGTCTATACTGCTCTTGTCGCTGTCTACGGAGACGATAAGGGCTACGTGGTATATGTGCCGCCTGGCACCGTGGTTGAGACGCCTATCTATGTCTGCCTCTTAGTAACTGTCAGCGGAGAGACCCAGCTCCTACACAACATAGTAGTGCTCGGAGATGGCGCAAAGGCGACTCTTATCACGGGTTGTGGCGCAAGCCACGGTGTCGGCAAGGTAGCGCACATTGGTGCAACGGAGATATATCTCGGCAAGGGGGCTGAGCTCAACTACGTCATGATTCATTCGTGGAGCCCTGGGAGCGAGGTCCGGCCGCGGACGAGTATCTCGCTGGGCGAGGGAGCGAGGTATACTGAGTACTATGTCTCCTATGGCGGCGTCGGGGTCCTAGACTCAGAGCTATATGCGAGGATCAACGGGGAGGCGAAGATGTACTCTGCTAACATAATAGTGGCAGAGAAGAGCTCCAAGTACTCAATGAAGACCCTTGCAAAAATAATAGGGGAGGGTGGGAGCGCCGAACTCGTGTCAAGGATAATAGGGCACAGCGGCTCCCATGTACGCACCGAGGCAGTCATAGAAGCAGAGGCTCCGCATGCAAAAGGCCACATCGAGTGCCTCACCCTACCCCTAGGCAGAGACGCCGTGGTGGAGACCGTGCCGGTTCTCCGCTCACGCGTAGAGAGCGCTGAGCTGAGCCACGAGGCTGCTATAGGCAAGCTCAACGAGGACGAACTAGCCTACCTAATGGCTAGGGGGCTTGACGAGGAGCAGGCGAGAGCCATCCTGCTGAGAGGCTTCCTACACGTAGAGGTACCGGGGCTACCGAGCAGCGTGAAGAGGCTCATAGCGTCCGTCGAGAAGACGCTGGCCGAGAAAGGCGCCTACTAAGAACCTCCCCTTCCTCCCTTGTTCTCTGCTCCTCTTATCGCCTTTACTATCCTAGTTCGCTATGCTGATGTGCATAAAAAAGAGTTGAAAATAAGAGACGAAAACAGTACACCGATATTCAGCTATGATGCTTAACGCCTTAGCAACAATAGTATTGCTATAGCAATTGCTACTATCACTAGGGCTGCGGCAAGAAGCAATGATTTATGCGAACCATTGTTCTGAGTACTCGCTATACTCTCTAAGGTGCTTGTTTGCTGTACTCCTGTCTGAGAAGTAGATGCGGCTACGCTGAGTGATGTTGATGCTTGCTTGTGTTCAGTTTTAGCGATTGTTTCCGTCTCTACTATCTTGTTAGACTCTATCTTCGTCTTGGGGGTTGTGCTCGTAGCGCTTGCAGTCCCTCCAGCAATAGTTGCTGAAGGAGTCGCATCAGTTGAGGGGCTTGTTAGGCTGCCCGGCTGGGGATAGAACTGGAGGGGTTTCTCGCGGATTATTAGCAGCACCCAGCCATTTTCCGGAAGGTTTTTCGCCACCATGTTGGCTAGGCTCTCTACGCCACCAACTAGGTTCACTGCAGTACTATCGACGGTTACTGCAGGCAAGTAGCCTATGCTACCTATGGCTATAGTTGCCCCATTCTTCACTAGCTGCTCTATAGTACTATTCAAGTTCCTTGCTAATTGCTCAAGCATGTGAAGAGCATCCGGGGCAGTGTACATGACGACAACCGTGCCGTCATTAATGCCAAGTGTCCTAGCAACAGCCCTGGCCACGATACCTGCGAATTCGTCGCCAAGACCACCCGGCTTAGAAGTCTCAATGACAACCCCCACTATATTACCCTTATACACCTCGACCTTGAAGATCCTGAAACCATACCTATTTATATCGCTCATTATCGCTGAGTTCTTATAATTGTTAATCAGCTGCCTAATGTTCTCGGCTAAGAGGCTTCTATAGTACTGGTTCTTAGCAATAACCGAGACGTTTAGCTCATGTCCCTTCGTTGCCTCCAAGAACTCCTCGAAGCACTTAATTAACGTTCTATTCTCCCAAAAGACGAGAACTCTCCCATCATCCGAAGCCGTTACCATGTTGTTCAAAACGTCTCTAGCAGGACAAGCCACAAAGCGCAAACCATGAGAGGGCAAAGTACTCTCAGCAAATGCTATACTTTGTGGTAGTATCTGCAGTACAATCATTAGTACGATAACCAATATAGCTGTTGAGTATGACTTGTAATACATTTGCTTAGTCCCTCTCGGAACAACACCCAGGTACTCTTTAGAGTAGGGGCGATGCGATAAATGTTCTGACTGAACCACCATATTTAGCGCAACTTGTAACGGGCTAGGCAGTTCATTACTACCTTCAAGCAGAACAGGCATGTTGAATACACTACTGCTTGCTATTGTGTTATATGTGATGCTAGGGCAGCAACATAACGTAGCTTACTCACTATGGTGAATTGCTTTAGGACTTTTCACCGAACACTCAAGGTACAAAACGGATAGCGACCAGAGCTTGCCTAAGGCTATGAGGCGTGCTTAGATCTATTACATTACATTAAGTGAAGCCAGCTATGTACAAGATTATGGAGAAGAATGTTGCCATTAAGAACCTTCCTTATTTTTGTTCTCTTCTTGTTCCTTGTCTCTTTTTTGCCAGGTGGGTCTTAGGCTCAGTATGTTCCACTCAGTTGCTGCCTCTACGAGCCATCCGGCCAGTATCCCGGCGACGCGGTCCACAGCGGTCTCAGTGTCCACCTCTACCCCGTAGTACTTTGAGAGGGCGCGCCTAGCAGCCTCCGGGTCCACGCGGTTGCGGAAAACCTGCTTGAGCTTCTCGAGTAGCTCGTCAAGCCTCCGGACACCCTGGTCTACAACAATGCGGCGAAGCTCCTCAAAATCCTTAGCCGAGAGCACGCTCTCTGAAGCCTTCTGGCCAGCCTCTTCCCAGTACTTGTAAAGAGGCTCATAATCGCCGACAACCTCGCCTGTCGCGAACAACGGTCTCTTCTTGCCACCATTGCTCCGATTCTCCCTGCCCATGGCCTCTATACCCCTCTTCCTATATGGTGTCATAGGGCTCTAATTAGGCTTCAAGCCTTGAAGCGCCGCAGAAGCCCTCGCTGCAGGGACAGGCTCCGAAGAAACTAATGTGCAAGCCACCTCCTGCACTATCTCTTGTACACGCCGTAGGTGTAGCCGTAGCCTACTACGTGGCCCTTAGCTGCCTCCACGACCTCGCGGCACGGAGCCCCAGGCGGCAACCCGAGGTCCTCAACGTCTAGCGCTGCTACTAGGAACACGTAGCGATGAGGCTTGTCGCCGCGAGGCGGGCATGGCCCACCATAGCCTGGTTTCCCAAAGTCATTGGCTCCCTGGAACCCGATGCCCAGAACGACCGGCGTTTTGGGTATGTCTTCGGGTATAGTTGCTGTACTAGGTGCAACATTGTAGAGGACCCAGTGACAGAAAGTGCCCCTCGGCGCATCGGGGTCGTATACGACTACGAGGAGGCTCTTGGCGCCAGGAGGAACACCCTCTATGCTTATGGGGGGTGACGCGTCTAGGCCGTCACACGTGTACTTAGACGGTATTGTCCCGCCTGCTTCAAACTCGTCTACGTGAACCACGATGGTCTCGGGTGCACCTCTTACGAAACTCAGCAAAGGTACCCCGGCAGAACTCTTCCCCCTCCCCGCCTCATAGAAGTAAATAATACTTATAGCAGCTATTACTGCGGCCAAGAAAGCTATAGTAAGCGTCTTGTTCAAATGCATCTCCCTCCTTTCTAGGGCTTTATGGAAGCCGTATATGTTTTCCCTCATAGCGGTATCTATGCTCATAGAATACTTTGATTAGATAATATGAAAATATGTAGCGTGACCCATATATAGAGTAGCAGAGTAGCTAGAATTATTGAGCGTGAAGGGGCTGACTCCTTGACTTCGCAGCCAAGCCCTGTATGTAGTAAGTATAAGTATGACTTGGAGTATTATAGGCATGAACTGGAGGGTGTTAACAAGCTCTTCAACGCTTTCCTTGCTAGCCTCATACTGGCAATAATCAGTATTTTCGTGGTACTCGTCGCTGTCGCGAGCGCTGGTAACGCGAAGGCCGCGATAGCCAATGCTTTTTACGCAATGGCGTTCATGGAGTTTGTAAACGTTGTCATAGTGGTC from Pyrofollis japonicus harbors:
- a CDS encoding ABC transporter ATP-binding protein, yielding MMLEIRNISVAVDSKLVVKGASLSIGDGGLHVLMGPNGAGKSTLLQAVMGLPHYRIVEGKVLVDGEDVTGLPLYERARRGIALAFQNPPSMKGVTVKCILEAMEKIYGAWSEKTKYTRILGIGSLLEKPLGAMSGGERKRVELFLALAQRPRVLLLDEPDSGVDIDSLNAIADTVEDVVSRGIAVLLVSHTVRFLEELVDRGIVEAIHVLIDGRLRVSDEPHRVLKLVEEKGLRAAGAA
- a CDS encoding SufD family Fe-S cluster assembly protein, with amino-acid sequence MSVEKIREEARRRALALLEKNGITSVNKVFRGFDEQAVEAARRLGLDSSLDRAAYVQVNEEIVRSMLERRLARQGVVVKPLARALSEYPWLAKYYWSSLPVDHDVYTALVAVYGDDKGYVVYVPPGTVVETPIYVCLLVTVSGETQLLHNIVVLGDGAKATLITGCGASHGVGKVAHIGATEIYLGKGAELNYVMIHSWSPGSEVRPRTSISLGEGARYTEYYVSYGGVGVLDSELYARINGEAKMYSANIIVAEKSSKYSMKTLAKIIGEGGSAELVSRIIGHSGSHVRTEAVIEAEAPHAKGHIECLTLPLGRDAVVETVPVLRSRVESAELSHEAAIGKLNEDELAYLMARGLDEEQARAILLRGFLHVEVPGLPSSVKRLIASVEKTLAEKGAY
- a CDS encoding TrmB family transcriptional regulator translates to MPSSDELELRVRKLLGLSGYEARVYLALLGLGKARPAEIAKASRVPSQRVYDVLRSLVSMNLVGEENGYYYAIDPYRALSAKAEEVMVKASEEAHQLRELGKELSRLARRSGKEYVQIVYGVEESVARALEALRRCTEPPIFMVYKALDRLETLWPLLVLLIKRLPKGTIVILPRTVKVPEDKLRLVEAQGAKIVTSETVMMDLMLACDTVIIGLPSTPYNVVSLVISNPIFAEALRRRLEEIMRNQE
- a CDS encoding Snf7 family protein, producing MARADDFAKIWNPQAKGPGVMDKIKTFINPPPPLRQKLALALYKLRVENNKLEYIVQKMKERDQLLFEKVVQAQIEKDQTRAAMYAAEVAELRKMIKSLLMAKYAVERVALRLETVMTMGDVLTGLAPVVAVIKDLRRYLTGLVPEIGLEMAEIGELLESVVTEAGEFTSFMSMPSGVYSEEAKKIMEEARIVAEQRMKAEFPELPSAFPTPAGENQQK
- a CDS encoding YbhB/YbcL family Raf kinase inhibitor-like protein, which codes for MHLNKTLTIAFLAAVIAAISIIYFYEAGRGKSSAGVPLLSFVRGAPETIVVHVDEFEAGGTIPSKYTCDGLDASPPISIEGVPPGAKSLLVVVYDPDAPRGTFCHWVLYNVAPSTATIPEDIPKTPVVLGIGFQGANDFGKPGYGGPCPPRGDKPHRYVFLVAALDVEDLGLPPGAPCREVVEAAKGHVVGYGYTYGVYKR
- a CDS encoding ATP-binding protein; the protein is MEKRVIERPTLKRFLLKPGRRLLYGRRKTGKTFYTRYVLRDYEYFIVRRGGKIYSFADDMELDTRTFIKICKTVDKVILDEFHRANKLVFDAIHANECRENLVLITSTLHYYRQFVEATDAPLKGLFNTRQVGLVSPVDLLASSWDIDDPKKLVEILVFYQEPGMIGFDLEDIVFTGRELAPSLVGEVLDEEDYVRTKRYDAILEALAAGSSKPSEIANYLYARGLLEKPNPSLITKYLNIMTRTGLIERVEIWGKQRGSIYRHASPLTELIYYLDARYGFFDVPPEWGFVKKAVEQRIPLLVERFFERFLSELYGLKPVKILQPEIDIALAEFKRLRIVAEVKWSKRVTRQEVREAEAKLSSLKAEERFLIVPDESVVAAETWLKVIDVRKAVLLARRAHREAETLDEEA